TTTAGTAGTTTTGGGATTTAATATTGTTATGcctactttttgtctcacgctacagtattgctacagtatctaatctcaccgctaccgcTGTTTTTCCACTAACACAGGTAAATGCACCGTCCATCCGAACTCACCCTTAGTCTTTTGTTGAGGTTTGATTAAAAGGCGATGGGTGGTGGGTAAATAAGTTAGCGGGGTAAGAATGTAATTTACGTTTTACTATTttgttgaaataatattttaaaattaaattacatgaaGGAATAGGAATTTGACCGTTGgaaataaggttttttttttcttttgccacAAATGAGGATTTTTAGATGGAAAACGTCTTATTTAATGTCTTTTATTGCTTAGTTTTGAAAATGAGAAGActaaattattctaatatttggAGAGAGggattaatttgttcaaatttggAAATGAGAGGGACAGAAGAAATTGTTTTTAGGGTATAGATACTCAAATATTATCCGTACGAGTAATAGTAACCGATAAAAGAACGCCCCTAATCCTAAGAAAAGAACAAGAACCCCTAAACACTTACTGGAAGAGGGAAAAACAGGCAGGCAGCCAAGCAAGCATGCGAATGTTTGTGTAAACATATAGAAAATATATCACACACACTGAGTGATGCTGCGTCTTCCTTCCCACAATCAACGCTTCCATCTCCTCCTTCGCAATCTCTCTTCATTTGCCTCCAAAACTACCATTTTCATGACCTCCAAACACTTCCTCCCTTCCCCATTGCTGCCTCAAACCCTTTCTCCTAAACACTTCTCCACCCCCTCTAAACGCCTCCTTCCCTCTCTTTCTTCCAAACCCATCCCCCAAAACCATTCTTTCTCGCTCAGGACTAATGGGTTTTATTCTCTTCCTTCTCCCAGTGATTCTTCTCCCTCTCcaggtattttttattttctgtaaATACAGGGAAAAAAGGTTGTTGCTTCGTTGTTTATTcagttctttttctattttttttcttgaaaaagcCAAATAAGAGaagatgtatttatgtgtttatgcGTGCTGACACTTACATAGGTGCATTCAATTGTACTTATTGGAAGGCTTACCAGAATTCCTTTTTGTTTATCTCTAAGCTTATTCTCAAGACTTGGAAGACCAGCCCTCGGATACGCGTAGCTTGCAGATTTTGAATCATAAACTAAAGCAGCTTGGCATCGATATTACTAAGAGTGTTGCTGGGCGTGAAAACCGCTTAATGTGTCCCTCGGTATTTTCTTTTAACAATATTGTCAGCTTTGCTGCATTTCCACATTAGTTTGATTAAGTTTTGCCAATCTAATTGAGCTAGTTTGCTATTGCACAGTGCCACTTCTTGGTAGTTGTAATCCAGATGATAGGTCAGAGATACCAGACTATAAATGCCTTAATCAAAATCTTGCCTTTGATGGATATTTGATTGTTTTTAGAAAAGACGTGCTTAGAAACCAAGCAAAACATGCACATATTATGGTAAATttgaatgtaaataaaattttggtaaatAGAGCTAATTGAATAGTCAAAACTATTGACAGACATTAGTGCACTTCAGCAACAGAAGTAATGGGCAGTTATGCCTTTCGACATGTAATGCTCCTTGAATATTCATAGATGGATGGATTCTTtcttttgaaaagttaaagaaaCTTTTTACTTAAATAGATGATATATTAGTCTTTCTGAAAATTCTGGAAGAAAACAAAGCATCTAAAACAAATTGCCGACCGGTTTGTTACACATGGAATTAGTCAGCTCAAGGAATTTCCTACTGGAATATATTATTGTGAACATAAATGAGTTCCCTGATAAACTAGAAGATAAAATAACTTCAAAGCTTTTTGGTATTTATTATTATGGTAGATGGTCTTTTAAACATCTTTTTACAAAAGAAAAATCTTTGCTACAAGTTAAAAAGGATAAACCTTTTAAACGGAAAGAAAAAGAATCTGTgataataaaagaagaaaaagaaaaataaaaagaaaaaaaacaagaaaaaaatcagAAATAGACAATGTACCCATGATATATATACTGAAACAAGGTGATCAACTAATGTTAGAAACAATATTATTAATGCTGGCTGAAGAAAATAGAAGTAATTAAGAGATATGCCACTTTTTATATCCTGTCTCTCCAAGAAAATTTACAACCTACAGCCTTTTCCAACTTAGTAATTTGCCTAATCAAAATATGCTCCTGCATGAAAATCATTCAGATGGCTAAGTTTGTTTCAGGTGTTGTTTTTTGTTCTCTTTCTCTAAGTTGATATTCTTGTATGATAGTGCAATGGTGGTGAATCAGGGGAACTTAGCTTATCTCTTTTCATCAGCCTAGATGGGTATGCTACATCTTAATCTTTCTCTTTGAactatttctttttaattctagAGGGTCACCAAACCATAGTGTTGATATATCTAATTTATAGGTATTCAGCTTCATGGCTGTGTTTTCGAGCGAAATGTGGGTGGAAAGGCTACACAAAAGTAATTTGTTTCTACTTTGAGATTGATTTAGCAGTTTTTATGTGTCTATATGAAATATAAGTGTCTCTCTTATTGCCCTTTGGTTTTAGGCCGCTGCAGATGGCAAGCCATCAATTGAAAATCTCGGTCAAGTTAACAAATTTAAGGTCAAAAGGCAAATCACAGTGGAGAGTTTGCAATTAGAACCACTATGTAATCAGGTTGCTAATTTCTcccttttctatattttattcacTGAGGTTATATTGATTTAGATGTCAGTAACGTGTTTGCTCCATCTTACATGCGGTTAGGCTTGTAGGATTTACTTTCAGCATTTAAGCCTGTTTATTCCTAGTGCAGagtaatagattttttttttttggtgctgTTGAGTTTATTCTTACAATTCCTTTATCAATACAAAATTTCCAATAGTTAGATGTACCTAAAATAACtagtttatttttcattttgtttttcttaaatgcCTTTTGAGCTTTTCATGAAGAAACAAATTACTACAAATTTTACTTCAAACTACTTTGCTTACAGTATGAACCCCACGTCACATGTTTACTGCACATGTGAATTGCAGTTCTCAATCTAAAGACTATATTTCTGTTATGATTAAGCTGGTAAAAGACCTGTTAAACCTGTGTATCAACAACTCCTGctattgtctttttttttttgtttctaaaaACTGTGGTTGGTAAGATGAAGAGAAGAGTTGATATGATGCACCTAAGCCATAAACCCTCTACCCTATATAATCTCAAACAGAATTTGAGGAAGAAATAGGAAACATGGCTTTTGCCCTGTCATCGTTCACTTGACAAGTGTGATATTTTACAGTACTGCTTAAACATAAATTTGTGCAAATATGCCTACTAGTTCTGTGTTTGTTTTTGTCAAGCCGTCACTCTGTTGGAAGGTAGCGTGCTAGGCATCTGAATCTTCATTCTATCCATCAATTATCTGAAAAGCTGAATGTTTCTCAAAATCAGCATTCTTTCTTCTGGTTTAAGTTCCAATTTAGCGAATTGTGATTCTTTGACTGGGTTATCCATTTACAATTAATTGCTACAATGCATGAACcttagttaatatatatatattttgctcTTGTTTCAGCTCACTGCTTATTTCGCAGAGCGAATGATATCTTCAAAAACACTAAAGAGAAATGCTATAATGCAAAAAAGGAGTGGTGATGAGGTAATTATCAATCTTTTTTCTTGTAAGTATAAGCTTAGGGTGCTGACTACATGCAGTAAGTCTTAACTTGTAGCTTTCAGTGTGCTTTTGAGATAGATTCTGCGCAGGAAGTACTTTTGTTGCATACCCTATGATTGTCCCAAAGTCCAACCTTCTTTGGTAATATCAGGTTTACTTCTAAAAAAAAAGTACGATTTGAACACATTGATTGGTTTAAAATGGGTCAAATTTTGCTATCAGACCTTGTACTTTGTGTAAGTTGTGTATTTAATACCTGtcctttaatttaatcaattttagtccctgtacttctcgaattttgaaattttagtcctatCCCAATGGTAGCAATTAAAtctgtttggttaaattatgtcattagtCCCGTATTATGCGTGAACTTTTAGATTTAGTCCATGTTCACCAATTGGGTCATTCTTAGTggctatattttttgaatttcaaaatttcactcttAATACAAATGATAGTCGTTAAATCTATTAACTgattttttgtgagtaatatttgaaaataacaaaaaaaaatggcattacacatgtgataatatgtttgacacatcaaaatttaaaaataatagaacttAGCCTAATGAGTTTAATTGCTATCCGACTAAAATTTTCAAGTTCTAAAAGTACAGGGattgaaaatgaccaaattaaagtataggtactaaatctacaacttacgCAAAGTACAGGGTCTAATAGCCGTATTTGACCATTAAAAAGAGTACTAGTGGTTAGGTTTCTTCTTCTTATAGCCTTTTGGCATCCTTCCTGCTTCAAGATCTCGAGAATAGGCCCCATGTTTTTTATTAACATTTAGATATTGATGAATGTTCGTTGTTATAAAGAGCGGTGAGAAGATATGATTCCAACTGATGCAGGAGGGATTTGGGGAAACGTTAAACTACTTAGATTTTATGGTCAGTTACGAGTAGAAATTGGGCATTATTGGGGTTTATTTAGGGATAATGCCATAATGGTTGaattagatttgatttgattgaGGTTCAACAGAAAAATTTTTGGATTTGAAGACACAAAGTTGCTGGAAACTCTGGTAGCAACAGGAAGATCATGGGTTAGTTTCTGACTAGATGGGTTTGACTGGTGTGTATTCATATGTGAATATGGGATTATTGGGTAACCATTATGgtgaaattataaaaagaaatatgatTTAGATTGCAGAGAAGGGAAAAACTAGTCTCGAAGAAGAGTTTCAGGTGCTACGAACTGCTACTTGCGAATAATGCTGCCAAACTGAGGGAGTAGTAGACAATGCTGCTGACCATCCATTTTGGTTAACCAAATAATTTAATACTTTATTAAACCAGAGCTTGATATTATTAAGAGAACACGGTTATTTATAACAATTGCTAGATTCATTCTTATACATCTCAAAACTATTGTTTTTTTGGAGACTAACTAGTACATAAGAAAATAACCAACTTGGACTCCTAAAAACCTAACTCCTAGAAGCTCCTAGCATAATCTATATACAAGAAAACTTCATTCCATGGTTCATGATTTGTGGAAATTATGGTTCTTTCTCTCTATATGGAAATAATTGGAATTACAAAGtgaaatctaaatttttaatagtGACATTATAAAGCAAATCTCCTTCTGTGGCAGCTACTGAAGGCTTTGGTATGTTGGCTGGTCTACCTTACCTTGTTAGTTGGGAgggtgtatttattttattttaaataactgTTTTTTCATATTAATAAGGTTAAGGTTTGAAGATTTCAAGGGTAATGTTTTAAGATTTCAAGGTTAATGtttcaaattttgtttcttaATGTAATCAATGCAAAACAATTGCTATATTTTTTTTAGCTAATTACTCTTAAAATTTGTTGACAGATTGCTATTGCATTCACTTATTGGCGTAAAGGAGAACTTGTAAATTGCAAGTATCGGGATATAGCTAAGCGGTTTTGGCAGGTTCTTGTGAAATGTGTTCCCCTGTTTATATTGTTAATATAGTATGTTCACTTGGAATTTGAATTCATTATCCCATAGACATTTATATTGAACATCGTATGCTTTACTCTTGGAGCTTTCATGTAGTCTGGAGGGCACATTTTTTAgatctttattttgaaaataatctttGATTAAAATCTTATTTTACTCTTCATCAATTACAGGAAAAGGATACTGAAAAGATACTTTATGGGCTGGATGACATAGCAGATGCAAGCGATATCATCATTGTAATTCTTCGTAACTCTCTGCAGAAGATTTATTCCAGTTCTATGtttagttgatgcttattatttcAGCTTGTTATCATAGGTTGAAGGTGAAATGGACAAGCTTGCAATGGAGGAAGCTGGCTTCTGTAATTGTGTCAGTGTCCCTGATGGTGCACCACCATCAGTTTCTGAAAAGGAGGTTCCAGGTGAAGAGCAggtttcatttgaatttaatacTCTATATTATTTAGCTTCTCTGAATAGCAGTATTACAAATTTGTGGTCAGCCATCATATACTAAGTAGATTTTCAACATTAATGTTTCAACTATGATATAGGGAGAATCCTCTCCAATGAAGATCCTTTTGTCTCTATCTCTCCTCATGCATGCATAGTTGCATACCATATAAGCAATTTTCCAATTTGAGATATGGAGTGGCATAGTCAGTTAGGTATTAATAAGAATCATTTACTTTTTGGCACATGAGAGTAAATGTGCATATTTTACTTGGTGGATTGCCATCTTACATCTCTTAAGCTAAATAGTATGTGATGAAATACGTTTTATGGATTGCTTGTCTgtgataaaataagttttatgGGTTGCTTGTTATGTTCTGCTTACATCTCTTAAGGTAATAGTATGTGATGAAATACGTTTTATGGATTGCTTGTCTATGATAAAGTAAGTTTTATGGGTTGCTTGTTATGTTTTGTTTATGGATAGTGTAGTTTATGGAGCTAGCAGTCCATTATTATTGTTGCAACTGTATTTGCTTAGTTTTTTTGGCTATATTATTTACTTAGTCAGTCTGGCCTCTAATAACGTGGTTAGTTAAACCAACAACTTCCTGCCTCAAGAGTTGAGAAATTCCTTTACTTGGAAATTCAATTGATAGCTGCTTGTGTATTCTTCAACAGCAAAGCAATTAATGATGCATGTGTCTAGGTCCAGCAGAATGCTTTAGATTAAAAGTTGGGGGTTTTGagaaagagtaaaaatttaatCCTAGACAAACACACAAACAAAACAATAGTTAGATCCTGTATCCAGAACATgtatctcctcatttttctcactcattatcaaattataaaattgttcAATACTGAGCTCTGTTTATGTACCCACCCCTGGTTCATCTATAGGATAATCATGTTAGACCAACATGAGAATTGAAAAAATATGGTTAACTCATATTAACAAGAAATTACCAGCTAGATAACAACTTATATAAGTATAAACCTAAGATAGACTTAACCATGCTCAAATACTGAAAATCGTGTCTGAACCCTTGGATCTATGCATGAGTTCTAGCTCACAGTTGGGTGATAAAACCTGCTCTTCTGGGCTTTGTATTACATTCACTAGATACTGCCAGCTGCCTTTACAACATTGACACTCTGTTTGGTAGAAAGGATGGAAAAAATCGAGGAAAAAAGTCTACTACAAAAATAGAGTTACAAAATAGCAGATGTTGTTATGAATATCAACCATCAGACTAAAAACAATTTTTGTTCTCCCTACTAAATAAAGCCTAATTGGTTAGCAATTGTAAGCTATTTGGAGTTAAATTCATAAGTAGGTGCTGTTTGTGAAGGCAATTTAATGTTTATAAAGTTTTGGGATTGAACAGCATTCTACCAGCTGAAGTGTATTATTAATGCTGTACTAGTCCGGTCTCTACATGGTTCCTCTTTTGCACCTGCATTAGAACGTTGCTTTCTTTAAACTTCGTCAAACATGTAATATATTTGGCTTTATGATGATGAAAGTATTTATGACATACGGTTCTGTTTCTCCTACTTTTGTTGAGGATCACTAAAGAAAATAGGAGATGGTTAGTAGTGTGAAGTGGCACAGTAAACTAGAATGCgctgttctgaatttagaaaattactgtttgaataaaatttcttttgtttACAATATTTTGTAAATTTGCAATAACAATGTCGATAATGATGCATGATCTGGCCTTGGTTTTTCTTCCATCACTTTCCCTCTGTCCTAAATGAAGGTTCATTTAAGTCAAAACGAATGGCATGAGAAAATTTTTGCCATTTTGGACGATATGGtataacattattattttcatcGATATGCAAGTATAAACGTCATTCTAATGTTTCATTCATGTGTTTTGAAATCTAGGACACAAAGTATCAATACCTGTGGAACTGCAAAGAGTACTTTAAAAAGGTTTGCTGGGGTTTATTTTTTGGAGCTTCCTTGTAATGTCTTCATGAACATGGCTCTAGGTTTTGATATGCATATATTGTAGGCATCTCGCATTATACTTGCCACTGATGGAGATCTACCTGGTCAAGCCCTAGCTGAAGAGCTTGCACGTCGCCTTGGAAGAGAGAGGTTTAAATGATTTTGTTGTGGTGCTGAATATATTCAAAACTTATCTTTTTTTCTGTTcctttattattgttgttatctgtgcttatttaaaagaaaaaaactatgCTTTAACTGCATTTCAGCATAAATGTTTGCCTTCTGTGGGTGACAGATGCTGGAGAGTTAAATGGCCGAAGAAAAATGACTTGGGTCATTTTAAGGATGCAAATGAGGTGATACACATTTATCTTTATACCTAGTTGTtgactaattttaaaataaaagtttttttgtCTTTAATTTAATGTCAGTCAGAATGATTTGAAGATTACTTGTCGTTTCTAGTAAACTGAACATTAGTTGATATTAAAAGTTGAGGATGTGGTACAAAAAGTTATGCTTCCTTAACAAGGGCAACGATTCTTAGAGTTCACATCTAGGGTTGATTGGATCATACAATCAAAAGCAACAATGCTGGGAATTTTCTTGTATTGAACTACATCTCAATAGCAACAGCATATTGACTTTAGTATATACTTCTAGTAgtcttagggtgggtttggatgggcgattgggtgcggtgcagtgcgtttagcttactttttgtctcacgctacagtatcgctacagtatctaatctcaccgccaccgctatttttacactaaccgcaggtaaacgtaCCGCCTATCCAAACTCACTCTTAATCTTAAACAGTTAGACTCCTATTCTGATTAGGATTTTGATAAATACTTGGACTTGAGTAGAAAACTAGCAAACGTAACTATCAAAACCAAACTTTCTAGATGCAAATTCTGAAATTTCCTGCTAACCAGAATATTAGAAATACACTCTTGACACTTAAAACTAAGAACCAGAAGAATAaaataacaacctaaaattttaactcAAATACACTTAATCTGAGACCTAAAAGCTTTAGTCAGGTACCCAAAACTTCCTATGACTTCCAAATTGAGTTTTGAACATTTGAAGCAACCTTTGAGTGCTGACATGCCTCCGAAGCACCATTGAGGCTACCAAGTTGCAGGTAAAATTTTATTCCAAAATCAGATGTTCTCACTGACAGGCTCTTAATTGTGATTACAGGTTCTTATGTATTTGGGACCCAGCGTTCTTAAGGACATAATTGATAATGCTGAGTTATATCCCATAAGTGGGTTATTCAACTTTAGTAGTTTCTTTGATGAAATTGACCAATATTATCATCGAACTCTTGGATATGAATTTGGTGTCTCAACTGGTTGGAGGGCGCTGGACAACCTATATAATGTAAGCTTGATCTGTTTTTTCTCCACCTTTATATTTTAGCTTAATGTGTTCTTTGTCTGTTTGTCCTTCTATATTGCCTATTGACTAGTGGTACAGATGATATATTATCCTTCTCAAGATCTTTCTTCTTCCTCACCTCTATCAGGTTGTGCCAGGAGAGCTGACAATAGTAACTGGTGTTCCCAACTCTGGGAAGAGTGAATGGATTGATGCTCTCTTATGTAATCTTAATGAAGGTGTTGGTTGGAAATTTGCTCTTTGCTCCATGGAGAACAAGGTCGGTCATCAAATTTCTTGTATACATCCGCAGTTTCAGTTTCACTGTTCTTGATTTTGCAACATATATGTGCAACTGTTGTAAAGGAATTACACACCCTTTTGACTTGTGTTAACCTTTACATTTCCCCATTTTTTGTCGATCAAGGTTCGGGATCATGCAAGGAAACTTTTAGAGAAATCCATAAAGAAACCGTTCTTTGGTGTAGGGTAAGTTTAGTTGGTTCGAGTTTCTATTATTAATTGTGTATCATTGTTAGatctagtaatttttttttctttataccTGAAATTATTTGCAAACTTAATTTGTAAGAGCTTTTAGGTTGTATGGGGATGCTTAATAATTTTACTTCACTTCGCCCTTAAAATTGGCTATCTACAGGATATGTAAGAAAAATATTGAATAGATCTGAACTAATCACATAACTCATGTTTTTGGTCTGATGTGAGCGACTGTAAGATATCCTGGTTTTTGAGTATTTTAAAGCTGCATATTTTAGATAAGAATGATGATTGCCTAATTAGATTTACCCAAAGTTATGATGTAGAATAAGCATCCTAAGAACAACTCCCTCAAGAAATAATGtaaattctcaattaaaattCTCTAAAATCCAGTCATTCAAATCTCAATTATTTGAAAAGTCAGGTAACTGAATAATTCCTAAAATCAAGCCTGCTCAAACTATAATAACATAGGCGTTTATAACTAAACCCAAAATCTTATATAAAACATGAAACACCAAATATAAATCATGTAGGACAAGTAACCCACAATTGAGATATTCAGAAATctcaataatttaataatcaaaatccaccccaaatattataaattttctttaatttgattCCAAGAGATGATTTGGAAAATTATTGAATACCTGGAAATGAAACCGGTTTTTATATGCTTGCAACCGTGGTTTCTTTGAGGTACCTTGTTTCAATATTATAATCACCAATTGGTTCATTTGCTACTTTTGCTGACAATAGCTATGGAAGCAATGTGGAAAGAATGAGTGTAGAGGAACTAGAGAAAGGGAAGAAATGGCTGAATGACACATTTCAACTCATAAGGTAAGTTGAACACTTTAAATTATGCGGTTGTTGTTCTCttagtaaaattttgacaaaTGATTGAGACTTAGtttttcgttttctttatttctagtaaaattatctttaattttttgtgTGTTCTTTTTGGGGGGAGGTACTGAATTTACAGTTCAGTAAGGTTTGGAGGCTTTAAAAATGAGGCCTTGTATGCTCTGATGGTTGTGATTGCTCTCTTAATACTGCTTTCTAGATTTATCTCATTGGTTCTGGAATAGGTGCGAGAATGATTCTCTTCCAAGTATACAGTGGGTTCTTGAACTTGCAAGGGCAGCAGTTCTAAGGCATGGTGTTCAGGGTCTTGTAATTGATCCTTACAATGAACTAGATCATCAGCGCCCAGTTAGTCAGTGAGTACTTTCTACACCATGTTTTGCCTTATAGTTTGATGATGTGCTTTGAATTTCCCATGATTACATGTATATTGTTTATATGTTTTCTTTATATGCCAATGGCTAAACCAGCTTGACAGTTGATTAGTTCAGGGACATCTTTCCCCTCCTCAAAATTTGGAGCTTTGAGTAtgttggtgttttttttttgcttaaaatcatATACTTTTATAGAATTGCTCACAAAGTGTGGTGGTTCTATCCTAGTGGGATTCATAAGCAGACTAACAAAGCTTCATAATTCTTCAAACCGTCTTTACTTTTTCCCTTTCTGAGTGTTCATTTGCTGGCTGTCTAAATATcccatttaataatttaatttctccATAACAGGACTGAAACGGAGTATGTAAGCCAGATGCTTACGAAGATCAAGCGATTTGCTCAGCATCATTCTTGTCATGTCTGGTTTGTTGCACATCCAAGACAGGTTGGCCCCCCTGAGTTATCTTTTATTGATTGATATCTCTGTGTATTAATTTAGTGTTCGTCTATCAGTTGCACCACTGGATTGGGGCTCCTCCTAATCTCTATGACATAAGTGGAAGTGCACACTTCATAAACAAATGTGACAATGGAATTGTTATTCATCGAAATCGGGATCCTGAGGCTGGGCCTGTTGATCTAGTACAAGTGAGTATTGTCACAAGATTGTCTTTATAAGAAATCTTGTACTTTCTGTTACTGAAATATGCTTTTGCAGGTTTGTGTGCGGAAAGTTCGAAATAAGGTTGTAGGAAATATAGGCGATGCGTTCTTGTCTTATGATAGGTACATGACATGATACCATATTCATACTCCATTTCGTTTTTTCCGTCTTTGGTAAGGCTTTTATGTTTGTGATAAACAAACCAAACTTGATTAGAAACACTAAAGGGCTAACAGCTGTTGAGCATTCAGATCATTGTTGGACCAATGAATTTCCAGTACTTAACAACTTAACCTTTTGGAAGTGCTGCTCTACCACTAGCATATTCGAGGTTGATATGAAGCATGTATCTGTGATGTATTTGTTAATTTGAGAAACTTTTAGTGATATGGCATCATGAAAATAAGAGTGAGACCTTCGACCTCTCTTACTACATCACTGAATCATCATATATGTACTTCTTCCATCCCTGTCTAAATTCCAGTAGATAGGTGTTTTTTGTTTCAGGCACAAAAACATTGTTTATCAAACGTACCTGTTCCCTGATTGCTGAAGATAACATTAAATTGGCCTTGTTATAGGAAAAGAAACTAGCCTACTTGAATTCTTGTGgatctctttgtttttttttttatg
The genomic region above belongs to Gossypium hirsutum isolate 1008001.06 chromosome D05, Gossypium_hirsutum_v2.1, whole genome shotgun sequence and contains:
- the LOC107906337 gene encoding twinkle homolog protein, chloroplastic/mitochondrial isoform X1, producing the protein MLRLPSHNQRFHLLLRNLSSFASKTTIFMTSKHFLPSPLLPQTLSPKHFSTPSKRLLPSFPSKPIPKNQSLSLRTNGFYSLPSPSVSSPSPDVEDQPSDTRSLQILNYKLKQLGIDITECVAGRENRLMCPSCNGGKSGELSLSLFINLHGYSASWLCFRAKCGWKGYKKAAADGKPSIENLGRVNKVKFKRQITVESLQLEPLCNQLTAYFAERMISSETLKRNAIMQKRSGNKILRRKYFCCIPYGCPKVHPSSIAIAFTYWRKGELVNCKYRDLAKRFWQEKNTEKILYGLDDIADASDIIIVEGEMDKLAMEEAGFRNCVSVPAGAPPSVSKKEVPAEEQDTKYQYLWNCKEYFKKASRIILATDGDLPGQALAEELARRLGRERCWRVKWPKKNDLGHFKDANEVLMYLGPSVLKDIIDNAELYPISGLFNFSSFFDEIDQYYHRTLGYEFGVSTGWRALDNLYNVVPGELTIVTGVPNSGKSEWIDALLCNLNEGVGWKFALCSMENKVRDHARKLLEKSIKKPFFGVGYGSNVERMSVEELEKGKKWLNDTFQLIRCENDSLPSIQWVLELARAAVLRHGVQGLVIDPYNELDHQRPVSQTETEYVSQMLTKIKRFAQHHSCHVWFVAHPRQLHHWIGAPPNLYDISGSAHFINKCDNGIVIHRNRDPEAGPVDLVQVCVRKVRNKVVGNIGDAFLSYDRVTGVYNDIDESQKK
- the LOC107906337 gene encoding twinkle homolog protein, chloroplastic/mitochondrial isoform X3; protein product: MLRLPSHNQRFHLLLRNLSSFASKTTIFMTSKHFLPSPLLPQTLSPKHFSTPSKRLLPSFPSKPIPKNQSLSLRTNGFYSLPSPSVSSPSPDVEDQPSDTRSLQILNYKLKQLGIDITECVAGRENRLMCPSCNGGKSGELSLSLFINLHGYSASWLCFRAKCGWKGYKKAAADGKPSIENLGRVNKVKFKRQITVESLQLEPLCNQLTAYFAERMISSETLKRNAIMQKRSGNKIAIAFTYWRKGELVNCKYRDLAKRFWQEKNTEKILYGLDDIADASDIIIVEGEMDKLAMEEAGFRNCVSVPAGAPPSVSKKEVPAEEQDTKYQYLWNCKEYFKKASRIILATDGDLPGQALAEELARRLGRERCWRVKWPKKNDLGHFKDANEVLMYLGPSVLKDIIDNAELYPISGLFNFSSFFDEIDQYYHRTLGYEFGVSTGWRALDNLYNVVPGELTIVTGVPNSGKSEWIDALLCNLNEGVGWKFALCSMENKVRDHARKLLEKSIKKPFFGVGYGSNVERMSVEELEKGKKWLNDTFQLIRCENDSLPSIQWVLELARAAVLRHGVQGLVIDPYNELDHQRPVSQTETEYVSQMLTKIKRFAQHHSCHVWFVAHPRQLHHWIGAPPNLYDISGSAHFINKCDNGIVIHRNRDPEAGPVDLVQVCVRKVRNKVVGNIGDAFLSYDRVTGVYNDIDESQKK
- the LOC107906337 gene encoding twinkle homolog protein, chloroplastic/mitochondrial isoform X4 encodes the protein MLRLPSHNQRFHLLLRNLSSFASKTTIFMTSKHFLPSPLLPQTLSPKHFSTPSKRLLPSFPSKPIPKNQSLSLRTNGFYSLPSPSVSSPSPDVEDQPSDTRSLQILNYKLKQLGIDITECVAGRENRLMCPSLTAYFAERMISSETLKRNAIMQKRSGNKIAIAFTYWRKGELVNCKYRDLAKRFWQEKNTEKILYGLDDIADASDIIIVEGEMDKLAMEEAGFRNCVSVPAGAPPSVSKKEVPAEEQDTKYQYLWNCKEYFKKASRIILATDGDLPGQALAEELARRLGRERCWRVKWPKKNDLGHFKDANEVLMYLGPSVLKDIIDNAELYPISGLFNFSSFFDEIDQYYHRTLGYEFGVSTGWRALDNLYNVVPGELTIVTGVPNSGKSEWIDALLCNLNEGVGWKFALCSMENKVRDHARKLLEKSIKKPFFGVGYGSNVERMSVEELEKGKKWLNDTFQLIRCENDSLPSIQWVLELARAAVLRHGVQGLVIDPYNELDHQRPVSQTETEYVSQMLTKIKRFAQHHSCHVWFVAHPRQLHHWIGAPPNLYDISGSAHFINKCDNGIVIHRNRDPEAGPVDLVQVCVRKVRNKVVGNIGDAFLSYDRVTGVYNDIDESQKK
- the LOC107906337 gene encoding twinkle homolog protein, chloroplastic/mitochondrial isoform X2; the encoded protein is MLRLPSHNQRFHLLLRNLSSFASKTTIFMTSKHFLPSPLLPQTLSPKHFSTPSKRLLPSLSSKPIPQNHSFSLRTNGFYSLPSPSDSSPSPAYSQDLEDQPSDTRSLQILNHKLKQLGIDITKSVAGRENRLMCPSCNGGESGELSLSLFISLDGYSASWLCFRAKCGWKGYTKAAADGKPSIENLGQVNKFKVKRQITVESLQLEPLCNQLTAYFAERMISSKTLKRNAIMQKRSGDEIAIAFTYWRKGELVNCKYRDIAKRFWQEKDTEKILYGLDDIADASDIIIVEGEMDKLAMEEAGFCNCVSVPDGAPPSVSEKEVPGEEQDTKYQYLWNCKEYFKKASRIILATDGDLPGQALAEELARRLGRERCWRVKWPKKNDLGHFKDANEVLMYLGPSVLKDIIDNAELYPISGLFNFSSFFDEIDQYYHRTLGYEFGVSTGWRALDNLYNVVPGELTIVTGVPNSGKSEWIDALLCNLNEGVGWKFALCSMENKVRDHARKLLEKSIKKPFFGVGYGSNVERMSVEELEKGKKWLNDTFQLIRCENDSLPSIQWVLELARAAVLRHGVQGLVIDPYNELDHQRPVSQTETEYVSQMLTKIKRFAQHHSCHVWFVAHPRQLHHWIGAPPNLYDISGSAHFINKCDNGIVIHRNRDPEAGPVDLVQVCVRKVRNKVVGNIGDAFLSYDRVTGVYNDIDESQKK